The following coding sequences lie in one Xanthomonas hyacinthi genomic window:
- a CDS encoding STAS domain-containing protein, which translates to MASEPRLRRDGDTLALSGVLDRAAATALWPAALPLLAGARALDLREVARVDSAGLALLAELAARLRAQGQAEAAIHGAPPGLTELSAAYRLAPTLDFQSPPAAS; encoded by the coding sequence GTGGCAAGTGAGCCACGCCTGCGTCGCGACGGCGACACGCTCGCGCTGAGCGGCGTGCTCGACCGCGCCGCGGCCACCGCGCTGTGGCCGGCGGCGCTGCCGCTGCTGGCCGGCGCGCGGGCACTGGATCTGCGCGAGGTTGCACGGGTGGACAGCGCCGGCCTGGCGCTGCTCGCCGAACTGGCCGCACGCCTGCGTGCGCAGGGCCAGGCCGAGGCCGCCATCCATGGCGCCCCGCCCGGCCTGACCGAATTGAGCGCCGCCTACCGGCTGGCGCCGACCCTGGATTTCCAATCTCCCCCGGCGGCGAGCTGA
- a CDS encoding MlaC/ttg2D family ABC transporter substrate-binding protein, with protein MTNKLLSAALAAALAVAAPAAALAQAAPAAAAQQGSASKVVLDNSTRILATLEQRRAEFKSNSAALKQFIDSEMNKSFDRDYAARLVLGVHGRGASDADVKLFADAMADNLMQRYGTSLLTFEGKPQVRVKSETPLPGGRGAKVSTELLRSGGDPIPVDYLVRNVGGSWKIFDVMVEGVSYVQTFRNQFDTPLRTKSIPQVAADLRNGALQIAPASNSGK; from the coding sequence ATGACCAACAAACTGCTCTCCGCCGCTCTCGCCGCCGCGCTGGCCGTCGCCGCACCCGCCGCCGCGCTGGCCCAGGCCGCGCCTGCCGCTGCCGCCCAGCAGGGTTCGGCCAGCAAGGTCGTGCTCGACAACAGCACCCGCATCCTGGCCACGCTGGAACAGCGCCGCGCCGAGTTCAAGAGCAACAGCGCCGCGCTCAAGCAGTTCATCGACAGCGAGATGAACAAGTCCTTCGACCGCGACTACGCCGCACGCCTGGTGCTCGGCGTGCACGGCCGCGGCGCCTCCGATGCCGACGTCAAGCTGTTCGCCGATGCGATGGCCGACAACCTGATGCAGCGCTACGGCACCTCGCTGCTGACCTTCGAAGGCAAGCCGCAGGTGCGAGTGAAGTCGGAAACCCCGCTGCCGGGCGGCCGCGGCGCCAAGGTGTCCACCGAGCTGCTGCGCAGCGGCGGCGACCCGATCCCGGTCGATTACCTGGTGCGCAACGTCGGCGGCAGCTGGAAGATCTTCGACGTGATGGTGGAAGGCGTGTCCTACGTGCAGACCTTCCGCAACCAGTTCGACACGCCGCTGCGGACCAAGTCGATCCCGCAGGTGGCGGCCGATCTGCGCAACGGCGCGCTGCAGATCGCACCGGCGAGCAACAGTGGCAAGTGA
- a CDS encoding ABC transporter ATP-binding protein, which translates to MASSESNVVQLSGVRIDRGGRTILRDVSLAVPRGSITAVLGPSGSGKSTLLAALTGELVPVAGTVEVFGQPLPRGSRALRETRKSIGVLLQGNGLLTDLSVAENVALPLRAHTRLPEPVLQRLVALKLHAVGLLAAAEVWPRELSGGMARRVALARALALDPPLMLYDEPLTGLDPIASGVIMSLIQRLNDTLGLTSIIVSHHVHETLPICNQAVAIANGGVVFAGTPDALQASADPLLQQFLHGRPDGPIPFDAPPRARSAA; encoded by the coding sequence ATGGCGTCTTCCGAATCCAATGTGGTGCAGCTGTCGGGTGTGCGCATCGACCGTGGCGGCCGCACGATCCTGCGCGACGTCTCGCTGGCGGTGCCGCGCGGCAGCATCACCGCCGTGCTCGGCCCATCGGGCAGCGGCAAATCGACCCTGCTGGCGGCGCTGACCGGCGAGCTGGTCCCGGTCGCCGGCACGGTGGAGGTGTTCGGCCAGCCGCTGCCGCGCGGCAGCCGCGCGCTGCGCGAGACGCGCAAGAGCATCGGCGTGCTGCTGCAGGGCAACGGCCTGCTCACCGACCTGAGCGTGGCCGAGAACGTGGCGCTGCCGCTGCGCGCCCACACCCGCCTGCCCGAGCCGGTGCTGCAACGGCTGGTGGCGCTGAAGCTGCATGCGGTGGGCCTGCTCGCCGCCGCCGAGGTCTGGCCGCGCGAACTGTCCGGCGGCATGGCGCGGCGCGTGGCGCTGGCCCGCGCGCTGGCCCTGGACCCGCCGCTGATGCTCTACGACGAACCGCTGACCGGGCTGGACCCGATCGCCTCCGGGGTGATCATGAGCCTGATCCAGCGCCTCAACGACACCCTGGGCCTGACCAGCATCATCGTCAGCCATCACGTCCACGAGACCTTGCCGATCTGCAACCAGGCGGTGGCCATCGCCAACGGCGGGGTGGTCTTCGCCGGCACCCCGGACGCGCTGCAGGCCAGCGCCGATCCGCTGCTGCAGCAATTCCTGCACGGCCGCCCGGATGGCCCGATCCCGTTCGATGCGCCGCCGCGCGCGCGGAGCGCCGCCTGA
- the trpC gene encoding indole-3-glycerol phosphate synthase TrpC, which produces MSDILRTILARKAEEIAARRARVPLAELIACAEAAPPVRGFARALQAAIDDGAPAVIAEVKKASPSRGVIRPDFHPADIAVSYEFGGAACLSVLTDEDFFQGHDRYLQQAREACTLPVLRKDFTIDPYQVYEARVLGADCILLIVAALDDLQLAELSALALQLGMDVLVEVHDIDELERAIQVPVPLIGINNRNLRTFDVSLQTTLEMREAVPRDRLLVTESGILGPADVATMRAAGVHAFLVGETFMRAEEPGEALRQLFFEP; this is translated from the coding sequence ATGAGCGACATCCTCCGCACCATTCTCGCCCGCAAGGCCGAAGAGATCGCCGCGCGCCGCGCGCGCGTGCCGCTGGCCGAGCTGATCGCGTGCGCCGAGGCGGCGCCGCCGGTGCGCGGTTTCGCGCGTGCGCTGCAGGCCGCGATCGACGATGGCGCGCCGGCGGTGATCGCCGAGGTCAAGAAGGCCAGCCCGTCCAGGGGCGTGATCCGGCCCGACTTCCATCCGGCCGACATCGCGGTCAGCTACGAGTTCGGCGGCGCCGCCTGCCTGTCGGTGCTGACCGACGAGGACTTCTTCCAGGGCCACGACCGCTACCTGCAGCAGGCGCGCGAGGCGTGCACGCTGCCGGTGCTGCGCAAGGACTTCACCATCGACCCGTACCAGGTGTATGAGGCGCGCGTGCTCGGCGCCGACTGCATCCTGCTGATCGTCGCCGCGCTGGACGACCTGCAGCTGGCCGAACTGTCGGCGCTGGCGCTGCAACTGGGCATGGACGTGCTGGTCGAAGTGCACGACATCGACGAGCTGGAGCGCGCGATCCAGGTGCCGGTACCGCTGATCGGCATCAACAACCGCAACCTGCGCACCTTCGACGTGTCGCTGCAGACCACGCTGGAGATGCGCGAGGCGGTGCCGCGCGACCGCCTGCTGGTCACCGAGAGCGGCATCCTCGGCCCGGCCGACGTGGCCACGATGCGCGCCGCGGGCGTGCACGCGTTCCTGGTCGGGGAAACCTTCATGCGCGCCGAGGAACCCGGCGAGGCGCTGCGCCAGCTGTTCTTCGAGCCATGA
- a CDS encoding haloacid dehalogenase-like hydrolase, whose protein sequence is MTGAYPAPRADAPLVVFDFDHTLYDGDSGSHLFAWLIRRNPLRLAAALLATPLLGPLVAMLPTRRSGISGYVWIASFGLRRARAFNRVIDQYVLQHEAQIRQRLLPHALEVFARHRAAGDRVVVATGAPPELARAILGFVAQQDVPVVGSLIGPRLGAVTATRHCHNEEKMRMLRELGYGEIATAYSDSTADLPLLQAAAVPVVVNPKASAVARFRRELPSGTPILNWGCRDRAGDAAPQ, encoded by the coding sequence ATGACCGGCGCCTATCCCGCCCCGCGCGCCGATGCGCCGCTGGTGGTGTTCGATTTCGACCACACGCTGTACGACGGCGACTCGGGCAGCCATCTGTTCGCCTGGCTGATCCGGCGCAATCCGCTGCGCCTGGCCGCCGCGCTGCTGGCCACGCCGCTACTGGGGCCGCTGGTGGCGATGCTGCCGACCCGGCGCAGCGGCATCTCCGGCTACGTGTGGATCGCCAGCTTCGGCCTGCGCCGCGCGCGCGCGTTCAACCGGGTGATCGACCAATACGTGCTGCAGCACGAGGCGCAGATCCGCCAGCGTCTGCTGCCGCACGCATTGGAGGTGTTCGCCCGGCACCGCGCCGCCGGCGACCGGGTGGTGGTCGCCACCGGCGCGCCGCCGGAGCTGGCGCGCGCCATCCTCGGCTTCGTCGCGCAGCAGGATGTGCCGGTGGTCGGCAGCCTGATCGGCCCGCGGCTGGGCGCGGTCACCGCTACCCGCCACTGCCACAACGAAGAGAAGATGCGCATGTTGCGCGAGCTGGGCTACGGCGAGATCGCCACCGCCTATTCCGACAGCACCGCCGACCTGCCGTTGCTGCAGGCGGCCGCGGTACCGGTGGTGGTCAATCCCAAGGCCTCGGCGGTGGCTCGCTTCCGTCGCGAACTGCCGTCCGGCACGCCGATCCTGAACTGGGGTTGCCGCGACCGCGCCGGCGACGCAGCGCCACAGTAA
- the crp gene encoding cAMP-activated global transcriptional regulator CRP — translation MSPGNTSTATPVRIAPSPLTLDTATIDRFLAHSHRRRYPARTDVFRPGDPAGTLYYVVSGSVSIIAEEDDDRELVLGYFGSGEFVGEMGLFIESDQREVILRTRTPCELAEISYERLHQLFLGSLSADAPRVLYAIGVQLSKRLLDTSRKASRLAFLDVTDRIVRTLHDLAQEPEAMSHPQGMQLRVSRQELARLVGCSREMAGRVLKKLQVDGILHARGKTVVLYGAR, via the coding sequence ATGAGTCCCGGAAACACCTCCACTGCAACACCTGTGCGCATCGCTCCAAGTCCTCTGACGTTGGACACCGCCACCATCGATCGCTTCCTGGCGCATAGCCATCGACGCCGCTATCCGGCGCGCACCGACGTGTTCAGGCCCGGCGATCCGGCCGGCACCCTGTACTACGTCGTCAGCGGCTCGGTCAGCATCATCGCCGAGGAAGATGACGACCGCGAGCTGGTGCTGGGCTATTTCGGCAGCGGCGAGTTCGTCGGCGAGATGGGCCTGTTCATCGAATCGGACCAACGCGAGGTGATCCTGCGCACCCGCACCCCGTGCGAGCTGGCCGAGATCAGCTACGAGCGGCTGCACCAGCTGTTTCTGGGCTCGCTGTCGGCCGATGCGCCGCGGGTGCTGTATGCGATCGGCGTGCAGCTGTCCAAGCGCCTGCTCGACACCTCGCGCAAGGCCAGCCGCCTGGCGTTCCTGGACGTCACCGACCGCATCGTGCGCACCTTGCACGACCTGGCGCAGGAACCGGAAGCGATGAGCCACCCGCAGGGCATGCAGTTGCGCGTGTCGCGGCAGGAGCTGGCGCGGCTGGTCGGCTGCTCGCGCGAGATGGCCGGCCGCGTGCTGAAGAAGCTGCAGGTCGACGGCATCCTGCACGCCCGCGGCAAGACCGTGGTGCTGTACGGCGCACGCTGA
- a CDS encoding MlaA family lipoprotein: MNVLRILTSLALAAALGACAGAPKRTAPPPVAAEAPAPPADTAVADSSAGAAMDAAAASDAQAAAPDAGAAMAAPASVPPSGGAATAAEDDYAALYGGDPYNPVADATLPAGVAVPQSYDPWEKYNRKVHKFNNVVDRTVARPLARAYVNVVPRPIRLGVTNFFDNLSSPLTMVNQLLQGRPLQAGQTLGRFVMNSTLGIAGIFDPASDAKLPRRSEDFGQTLGAWGWRRSRYVELPLFGPRTVRDVFGLAGDAPLSPLRQIEEDTVRIGLQGLQLVDTRAQLLSLDSLRDAAPDEYQLTRDAWMQRRTYQIEGDLRSHNKRQDNDLPDYLREEETNPTVPVDAMPIPEWRGGSR, from the coding sequence ATGAACGTGCTGCGTATCCTCACTTCCCTGGCCCTGGCTGCTGCCCTGGGCGCCTGTGCCGGCGCCCCCAAGCGCACCGCCCCGCCGCCGGTCGCGGCCGAGGCGCCGGCGCCGCCCGCCGACACCGCCGTTGCCGATAGCAGCGCCGGCGCTGCCATGGACGCGGCTGCGGCCAGCGATGCGCAGGCCGCAGCACCCGACGCCGGTGCCGCGATGGCCGCACCGGCGAGCGTGCCGCCGAGCGGCGGCGCGGCGACCGCGGCCGAAGACGACTACGCCGCGCTGTACGGCGGCGACCCGTACAACCCGGTTGCCGATGCGACCCTGCCGGCCGGCGTCGCCGTGCCGCAGAGCTACGATCCGTGGGAGAAGTACAACCGCAAGGTGCACAAGTTCAACAACGTGGTCGACCGCACTGTGGCGCGGCCGCTGGCGCGCGCCTACGTCAACGTGGTGCCGCGGCCGATACGGCTGGGCGTGACCAACTTCTTCGACAACCTCAGCTCGCCGCTGACCATGGTCAACCAGCTGCTGCAGGGCCGTCCGCTGCAGGCCGGGCAGACCCTGGGCCGGTTCGTGATGAACAGTACGCTGGGCATCGCCGGCATCTTCGACCCGGCCAGCGACGCCAAGCTGCCGCGGCGCAGCGAGGACTTCGGCCAGACCCTGGGCGCCTGGGGCTGGCGCCGCTCGCGCTACGTGGAGCTGCCGCTGTTCGGGCCGCGCACGGTGCGCGACGTGTTCGGTCTGGCCGGCGACGCGCCGCTGTCGCCGCTGCGGCAGATCGAGGAGGACACCGTGCGCATCGGCCTGCAGGGCCTGCAGCTGGTCGATACGCGCGCGCAGCTGCTGTCGCTGGACAGCCTGCGCGATGCAGCGCCCGACGAGTACCAGCTGACCCGCGACGCGTGGATGCAGCGCCGCACCTACCAGATCGAAGGCGACCTGCGCAGCCACAACAAGCGCCAGGACAACGACCTGCCCGACTATCTGCGCGAGGAAGAAACCAATCCGACCGTCCCGGTGGACGCGATGCCGATCCCGGAGTGGCGCGGCGGCAGCCGCTGA
- a CDS encoding anthranilate synthase component II: MLLMLDNYDSFTYNLVQYLQALGAEVKVVRNDALSVDEIARLAPERIVISPGPCTPNEAGVSLQLIERLGQHTPILGVCLGHQSIGQAYGGEVVRAGTIMHGKTSRIRHEGRGVFAGLPDRYEATRYHSLVVEQTSLPACLEVTAWTEHEDGTIEEIMGLRHRQFPVEGVQFHPESILTEHGHALLKNFLER, translated from the coding sequence ATGCTGCTGATGCTCGACAACTACGACAGCTTCACCTACAACCTCGTGCAGTACCTGCAGGCGCTCGGCGCCGAGGTCAAGGTGGTGCGCAACGACGCGCTCAGCGTGGACGAGATCGCGCGCCTGGCGCCGGAGCGCATCGTGATCTCGCCCGGTCCGTGCACGCCGAACGAGGCCGGCGTGTCGCTGCAGCTGATCGAGCGGCTCGGCCAGCACACCCCGATCCTGGGCGTGTGCCTGGGCCACCAGAGCATCGGCCAGGCCTACGGCGGCGAGGTGGTGCGCGCCGGCACCATCATGCACGGCAAGACCTCGCGCATCCGCCACGAAGGCCGCGGCGTGTTCGCCGGGCTGCCGGACCGCTACGAGGCCACCCGCTACCACTCGCTGGTGGTGGAGCAGACCTCGCTGCCGGCCTGCCTGGAAGTCACCGCCTGGACCGAGCACGAGGACGGCACGATCGAGGAGATCATGGGCCTGCGCCACCGCCAGTTCCCGGTCGAGGGTGTGCAGTTCCATCCCGAGTCCATCCTCACCGAGCACGGCCACGCGCTGCTGAAGAATTTCCTGGAGCGATGA
- the trpD gene encoding anthranilate phosphoribosyltransferase, protein MTLTPQQALQRTIEHREIFHDEMVGLMRQIMRGEVSPMMTAAILTGLRVKKETIGEIAGAAAVMREFSRTVAVADRSHMVDIVGTGGDGSHTFNISTCAMFVAAAAGAKVAKHGNRSVSSKSGSADALEALGAAIELQPEQVAQALAATGIGFMYAPVHHPAMKVVAPVRREMGVRTLFNILGPLTNPAGAPNILMGVFHPDLVGIQARVLHELGAERALVVWGRDGMDELSLGAGTLVGELRDGEVREYEVHPEDFGIAMSASRNLRVADAAESMAMLLGVLDNVPGPALDIVAFNAGAALYVAGVAADIGAGIGLARAAIADGRARAKLDAYVACTRQLAECRDS, encoded by the coding sequence ATGACGCTGACCCCGCAGCAGGCCCTGCAACGCACCATCGAGCACCGCGAGATCTTCCACGACGAGATGGTCGGGCTGATGCGGCAGATCATGCGCGGCGAGGTGTCGCCGATGATGACCGCGGCGATCCTCACCGGGCTGCGGGTGAAGAAGGAGACGATCGGCGAGATCGCCGGCGCGGCGGCGGTGATGCGCGAGTTCTCGCGCACCGTCGCCGTCGCCGACCGCAGCCACATGGTCGATATCGTCGGCACCGGCGGCGACGGCTCGCATACCTTCAACATCTCCACCTGCGCGATGTTCGTGGCCGCGGCGGCCGGCGCCAAGGTGGCCAAGCACGGCAACCGCAGCGTCTCCTCCAAGTCCGGCAGCGCCGATGCGCTGGAGGCGCTGGGCGCGGCGATCGAGCTGCAGCCCGAGCAGGTGGCACAGGCGCTGGCCGCCACCGGCATCGGCTTCATGTACGCGCCGGTGCACCACCCGGCAATGAAGGTGGTGGCGCCGGTGCGGCGCGAGATGGGCGTGCGCACCCTCTTCAACATCCTCGGCCCGCTGACCAACCCGGCCGGTGCGCCGAACATCCTGATGGGCGTGTTCCATCCCGACCTGGTCGGCATCCAGGCGCGCGTGCTGCACGAGCTGGGCGCCGAGCGCGCGCTGGTGGTGTGGGGCCGCGACGGCATGGACGAACTCTCGCTCGGCGCCGGTACCCTGGTCGGCGAACTGCGCGACGGCGAAGTGCGCGAGTACGAAGTGCATCCGGAGGATTTCGGCATCGCCATGTCGGCCAGCCGCAACCTCAGGGTGGCCGATGCCGCCGAATCGATGGCGATGCTGCTCGGCGTGCTCGACAACGTGCCCGGTCCGGCGCTGGACATCGTCGCCTTCAACGCCGGTGCGGCGCTGTACGTGGCCGGCGTGGCGGCCGATATCGGCGCCGGTATCGGCCTGGCGCGCGCGGCGATCGCCGACGGCCGCGCGCGCGCCAAGCTGGATGCATACGTGGCGTGCACGCGGCAACTGGCCGAATGCCGGGATTCGTGA
- a CDS encoding MlaE family lipid ABC transporter permease subunit, which produces MGAVASLRALGRAGLFSITVLRGSLPTRDFLAELVREIYKVGARSLPIIAVGGAFVGLVLTLQGYRTLQTYGASDALSTLLGLSLYRELAPVLTALLFIGRAGSSIAAELGLMRATDQIKALELMAIDPVAKAVAPRFWAAVLTVPLLTGIFCSLAISASYFEAVSVLGLDRGTFWSALSSSVDFWDDFGVAMLKSAVFGGTAALVAAYVGFHAEPTIEGTSVATTRAVVNASLLVLMFNFVLSALLFQ; this is translated from the coding sequence ATGGGCGCCGTCGCCTCGCTCCGCGCGCTGGGCCGCGCCGGGCTGTTCTCGATCACCGTGCTGCGCGGCTCGCTGCCGACCCGCGATTTCCTGGCCGAACTGGTGCGCGAGATCTACAAGGTCGGCGCGCGCTCGCTGCCGATCATCGCCGTCGGCGGCGCCTTCGTCGGCCTGGTACTGACCCTGCAGGGCTACCGCACGCTGCAGACCTACGGCGCCTCCGATGCGCTGTCCACGCTGCTGGGGCTGTCGCTGTACCGCGAGCTGGCGCCGGTGCTGACCGCGTTGCTGTTCATCGGCCGCGCCGGCAGCTCGATCGCCGCCGAACTGGGGCTGATGCGCGCCACCGACCAGATCAAGGCGCTGGAACTGATGGCGATCGACCCGGTGGCCAAGGCGGTGGCGCCGCGCTTCTGGGCGGCGGTGCTGACCGTACCGCTGCTGACCGGCATCTTCTGCTCGCTGGCGATCAGCGCCAGCTACTTCGAGGCGGTGAGCGTGCTCGGCCTGGACCGCGGCACGTTCTGGTCGGCGCTGTCGAGCAGCGTGGATTTCTGGGACGACTTCGGCGTGGCGATGCTGAAGTCGGCGGTGTTCGGCGGCACCGCGGCGCTGGTGGCCGCGTATGTCGGCTTCCATGCCGAGCCGACCATCGAGGGCACCTCGGTGGCCACCACCCGCGCGGTGGTGAACGCCTCGCTGCTGGTGCTGATGTTCAATTTCGTCTTGTCGGCGCTGCTGTTCCAGTAA
- a CDS encoding sulfite exporter TauE/SafE family protein, with protein sequence MVLSETFYWFVLVGLTAQLVDGALGMAFGLVSSSVLLSMGLPPAAVSASVHSAEIFTTGASGLSHLALGNVDKRLFLRLALPGMAGGILGAYVLTQLPGERIRPFVHLYLLGLAVLILLRAAGRALPRQQVQRVPLLGFVAGLLDASGGGGWGPVATSTLLARGGQARTTIGTVNAAEFLVTLSISLTFLLTMGIQHLQIVLGLLVGGMLAAPLAAVLVKRVRERWVLVAVGLLVLGISLYQIGSTLYRWWA encoded by the coding sequence ATGGTCCTGAGCGAGACGTTCTACTGGTTCGTGCTGGTCGGCCTGACGGCGCAGCTGGTCGATGGCGCGCTGGGCATGGCCTTCGGCCTGGTGTCCTCGTCGGTGCTGCTGAGCATGGGCCTGCCGCCGGCGGCGGTCAGCGCCAGCGTGCACAGCGCCGAAATCTTCACCACCGGCGCCTCGGGCCTGTCGCACCTGGCGCTGGGCAATGTCGACAAGCGCCTGTTCCTGCGCCTGGCGCTGCCGGGCATGGCCGGCGGCATCCTCGGCGCTTACGTGCTGACCCAGCTGCCGGGCGAGCGCATCCGCCCGTTCGTGCATCTGTACCTGCTGGGCCTGGCGGTGCTGATCCTGCTGCGCGCCGCCGGCCGCGCGCTGCCGCGGCAGCAGGTGCAGCGGGTGCCGCTGCTGGGCTTCGTCGCCGGCCTGCTCGATGCCAGCGGCGGCGGCGGCTGGGGGCCGGTGGCGACCTCGACCCTGCTGGCGCGCGGCGGCCAGGCGCGCACCACGATCGGCACGGTCAACGCCGCCGAATTCCTGGTGACGCTGTCGATCTCGCTGACCTTCCTGCTGACGATGGGCATCCAGCACCTGCAGATCGTGCTCGGCCTGCTGGTCGGCGGCATGCTGGCCGCGCCGCTGGCGGCGGTGCTGGTCAAGCGCGTGCGCGAACGCTGGGTGCTGGTGGCGGTGGGCCTGCTGGTGCTCGGGATCAGCCTGTACCAGATCGGCAGCACGCTGTATCGTTGGTGGGCCTAG
- a CDS encoding glutathione peroxidase, with the protein MRQSIYDIPLTTIDGQPASLAEHRGKALLIVNVASKCGLTKQYEGLEALYREKHADGLDVLGFPANDFKGQEPGSEAEIQQFCQLTYDVTFPMFAKIAVTGEATHPLYRALIDAQPQTEGDGPMREKLVGYGIEPNPAPGVLWNFEKFLVGRDGQVLGRFAPDVTAEDPRLCTAIETALA; encoded by the coding sequence ATGCGCCAATCGATCTACGACATTCCGTTGACCACCATCGACGGCCAGCCCGCATCGCTGGCCGAGCATCGCGGCAAGGCGCTGCTGATCGTCAACGTCGCCTCCAAGTGCGGCCTGACCAAGCAGTACGAAGGGTTGGAAGCGCTGTATCGCGAAAAGCACGCCGACGGGCTGGACGTGCTCGGTTTCCCGGCCAACGACTTCAAGGGCCAGGAGCCGGGCAGCGAGGCGGAGATCCAGCAGTTCTGCCAGCTCACCTACGACGTGACCTTCCCGATGTTCGCCAAGATCGCGGTCACCGGCGAGGCGACGCATCCGCTGTACCGCGCGCTGATCGACGCGCAGCCGCAGACCGAGGGCGACGGCCCGATGCGCGAGAAGCTGGTCGGCTACGGCATCGAACCCAATCCGGCGCCGGGCGTGCTGTGGAACTTCGAGAAGTTCCTGGTCGGCCGCGACGGCCAGGTGCTGGGCCGCTTCGCCCCGGACGTGACCGCCGAGGACCCGCGCCTGTGCACGGCGATCGAGACGGCGCTGGCGTAA
- the mlaD gene encoding outer membrane lipid asymmetry maintenance protein MlaD encodes MAIRGPRLEFAVGAFLLLGLASLLVLALASTNRQWGFGGGRYELTARFSQIGQLRQQAPVKIGGVIIGQVAKIELDPAKFDSVVTLAIDDRYKDLPADTSAGILTSGLLGESYVGLQPGGDPDTLKPGQEIAFTQPAVDLIQLVGKYMFGGGGGSGSGGNAGATPAAASSANTATPSTETKPTP; translated from the coding sequence ATGGCTATCCGTGGTCCCCGTCTCGAGTTCGCCGTCGGCGCCTTCCTGCTGCTGGGCCTGGCCTCGCTGCTGGTGCTGGCGCTCGCCTCCACCAACCGCCAATGGGGCTTCGGCGGCGGCCGCTACGAGCTGACCGCGCGCTTCTCGCAGATCGGCCAGCTGCGCCAGCAGGCGCCGGTGAAGATCGGCGGGGTGATCATCGGCCAGGTGGCGAAGATCGAGCTGGACCCGGCCAAGTTCGACTCGGTGGTGACCCTGGCCATCGACGACCGCTACAAGGACCTGCCGGCGGACACCTCGGCCGGCATCCTGACCAGCGGCCTGCTCGGCGAAAGCTATGTCGGGCTGCAGCCCGGCGGCGATCCGGACACGCTCAAGCCCGGCCAGGAGATCGCCTTCACCCAGCCGGCGGTGGACCTGATCCAGCTGGTCGGCAAGTACATGTTCGGCGGCGGCGGCGGCAGCGGCAGCGGCGGTAACGCCGGCGCGACACCCGCTGCCGCATCCTCCGCGAACACCGCCACTCCTTCTACGGAAACGAAACCCACGCCATGA